A single region of the Deltaproteobacteria bacterium genome encodes:
- a CDS encoding pentapeptide repeat-containing protein codes for MYWTGALGGALVVFCTMGLAVDQLTGTQEPECELKVLPTGEEVITCRDGTVSRVTTQQQAGSDAMDFRGRELDGIDLREFDLRGARFDGAVLMNVEFRGADLTGASFEGATLYFVDLRETKLENVNLNNAVVSRSHLEGAQWLKTICPTGILSTENYGTCRGQLSRL; via the coding sequence ATGTATTGGACTGGAGCTTTGGGAGGAGCCTTGGTCGTTTTTTGTACGATGGGACTTGCAGTGGACCAACTTACAGGAACGCAAGAACCGGAGTGTGAGCTTAAAGTCTTACCAACCGGTGAAGAAGTTATTACTTGCAGAGATGGCACAGTGAGCAGGGTTACGACCCAGCAACAAGCAGGCTCTGATGCGATGGACTTCCGGGGACGGGAGCTTGACGGCATCGATTTAAGAGAGTTTGACCTTCGCGGGGCCAGATTTGACGGTGCTGTTTTGATGAATGTTGAGTTTAGGGGAGCCGACCTAACCGGGGCCAGCTTTGAAGGAGCTACCCTTTATTTCGTCGATTTACGTGAAACTAAGCTCGAAAACGTCAACTTGAACAACGCAGTGGTGAGTCGTTCCCACCTGGAGGGTGCGCAGTGGCTTAAGACAATTTGTCCTACAGGCATACTCAGTACTGAGAACTATGGGACATGTCGGGGTCAGTTATCGAGACTTTGA
- a CDS encoding AarF/ABC1/UbiB kinase family protein, whose protein sequence is MSDKPATGGKRFFKLAGMTASVASNYARSKVKSIFLDEDGTRKELSKLGELNGERIVETLGELKGAVMKVGQMASLAQDILPKEIGDALGKLQKEAPPMAYEVIAAQIEKEFGAAPETLFKSFSREPFAAASIGQVHRAVTDDGREVVVKIQYPGVDGAVDSDLNHLKLAFLASGLIRIEKKALNALVQELRERLHEELDYCNEADNVRHFRELFKDDDRVVIPEVIGERSSKRILTLTYEPGDHLQKLVSLGYSQEQRNQLGENLFGIFLDQLFRFHAIHADPNPANFGFRRDGKIVMYDFGCVKKIKPEIAQAYNDTVYAGLHEDYETVETGLQRLGVRNLKGATLPDGYYKMWRDIFGRPFFQEIYDYGRADIHKDVLKNTPLFLAKYASAFQPSPDIVFVDRVIGGHYGTLCHLRTQASFRKVLDTYLTAPNEP, encoded by the coding sequence ATGAGTGATAAACCAGCTACCGGTGGCAAACGATTTTTCAAACTCGCCGGGATGACCGCCTCGGTGGCGAGTAATTACGCCCGCTCGAAGGTAAAGAGCATCTTCTTGGATGAAGATGGAACTCGCAAAGAGCTGTCCAAGCTCGGAGAACTCAACGGCGAACGAATCGTAGAAACCCTGGGTGAGCTAAAAGGCGCCGTGATGAAGGTAGGTCAGATGGCCTCCCTTGCCCAAGACATCCTCCCCAAAGAAATTGGTGACGCTCTCGGTAAGCTGCAAAAGGAAGCTCCTCCGATGGCTTACGAAGTCATAGCCGCTCAAATTGAAAAAGAGTTCGGCGCCGCTCCCGAAACCCTTTTCAAAAGTTTCTCAAGAGAGCCCTTCGCAGCCGCATCGATAGGCCAAGTACACCGGGCCGTCACTGACGACGGGCGTGAAGTCGTGGTCAAAATTCAGTATCCTGGCGTCGACGGAGCCGTTGACTCCGACCTAAACCATCTCAAACTCGCATTTTTAGCATCGGGATTGATTCGCATTGAGAAAAAAGCGCTCAACGCTCTCGTGCAAGAACTACGGGAACGCCTCCACGAGGAACTCGACTACTGCAACGAAGCCGACAACGTCCGTCATTTCCGTGAGCTCTTTAAGGACGATGACCGTGTGGTCATTCCCGAGGTCATTGGTGAACGCAGCTCTAAAAGAATTCTCACACTCACTTACGAGCCCGGCGACCACTTACAGAAACTTGTCTCTTTGGGATACTCCCAAGAGCAACGAAACCAACTTGGGGAAAACCTCTTTGGTATCTTCCTCGACCAGCTTTTTCGTTTCCACGCAATTCACGCCGATCCAAACCCGGCGAACTTTGGTTTTCGCCGAGACGGTAAAATCGTCATGTATGATTTCGGCTGCGTGAAAAAAATCAAACCCGAGATTGCACAAGCATACAACGACACGGTCTATGCCGGGCTTCATGAGGATTATGAGACAGTTGAAACAGGGCTACAGCGGCTAGGTGTCCGTAACCTTAAAGGCGCGACTTTACCGGACGGCTACTACAAGATGTGGCGCGATATTTTCGGTCGCCCCTTCTTTCAAGAAATCTACGACTACGGGCGCGCAGATATTCACAAAGATGTTCTAAAGAACACCCCACTCTTTCTCGCGAAATATGCCAGTGCTTTTCAGCCATCACCCGACATCGTCTTTGTAGACCGTGTCATCGGTGGTCATTATGGAACCTTGTGCCACCTACGTACCCAAGCAAGTTTTCGCAAAGTCTTAGACACTTATCTCACGGCTCCAAACGAGCCTTGA